In Clostridium sp. DL-VIII, the following proteins share a genomic window:
- a CDS encoding efflux RND transporter periplasmic adaptor subunit has protein sequence MKKYILLIILPVFIGTSTLTSCSSNNNKNENIVQVENVSKQDSVYLMAGRIETDDEVNVASKISARVSDISVNVGSIVNKGDIIIKLDTQDLQAQVNQAQAAVDTANANLTNAMNSTRPEQIEQAQASLDSATESYNVAKKNYDRTKALVDSGAGTNQQLDSAQQQLTSADSAQKSAQDQLNMLKNGATETSIDVYKAQVKQAEAALNTAQVALNNENITAPISGKITEKSINSGEMASPGTALVSISNPDALCVNAYVPLNITKNLKEGQTVTIKVSEVDDLEFDGTISVINSKLNSQSNTVLVKITLSDPNSQLEPGMFAEVGVRG, from the coding sequence ATGAAAAAATATATCCTATTAATTATATTACCAGTATTTATAGGAACATCTACCCTCACTAGCTGCTCTTCAAACAATAATAAGAATGAAAATATTGTTCAAGTTGAAAATGTAAGTAAGCAAGATTCTGTATACCTTATGGCTGGAAGGATTGAAACTGATGATGAGGTCAATGTGGCTTCAAAAATTTCAGCTAGAGTTTCAGATATATCAGTTAATGTTGGATCAATTGTGAATAAAGGCGATATTATCATTAAATTAGATACTCAAGATTTACAAGCTCAGGTAAATCAAGCACAAGCAGCAGTAGATACTGCAAATGCTAATTTAACTAATGCAATGAATAGCACACGACCTGAACAGATAGAACAAGCACAAGCATCACTAGATAGTGCAACGGAATCATATAATGTTGCCAAAAAGAATTATGATCGTACAAAGGCCTTAGTTGATTCAGGTGCAGGAACAAATCAGCAGCTAGATTCAGCACAGCAACAACTTACATCTGCAGATTCAGCACAAAAATCAGCACAGGATCAGTTAAATATGCTTAAAAATGGAGCTACAGAAACAAGTATAGATGTTTATAAAGCACAGGTTAAACAAGCTGAAGCAGCCTTAAATACCGCGCAGGTAGCACTAAATAATGAAAATATTACGGCACCAATTTCAGGAAAAATTACTGAGAAAAGTATAAATTCAGGAGAAATGGCATCACCAGGTACAGCTCTTGTTTCAATATCTAATCCTGATGCTTTATGTGTAAATGCATATGTACCATTAAATATTACAAAAAATTTAAAAGAAGGACAAACTGTAACTATTAAAGTATCAGAAGTAGATGATTTAGAATTTGACGGAACAATATCAGTAATAAATTCGAAGTTAAATTCTCAAAGTAATACTGTTTTAGTAAAAATAACTTTATCAGATCCAAACTCACAATTAGAGCCTGGCATGTTTGCAGAAGTTGGTGTAAGAGGTTAG
- a CDS encoding autorepressor SdpR family transcription factor: MGFPETFKALSDPVRREILVMLKGGKKSAGEISKEFDMTGATISYHLSQLKKAGLILETKYKNFIYYEINVSVFEEMMLWFSQFGGSKDEKR, translated from the coding sequence TTGGGATTTCCAGAAACCTTTAAAGCACTATCAGATCCAGTCAGACGAGAAATCTTAGTAATGCTCAAAGGCGGGAAAAAATCAGCAGGTGAGATTTCAAAGGAATTCGATATGACAGGAGCAACAATTTCATATCACCTATCTCAATTGAAAAAGGCTGGACTTATTTTAGAAACAAAGTATAAAAATTTTATATATTACGAAATCAATGTATCTGTATTTGAAGAAATGATGCTTTGGTTTTCACAATTTGGAGGCAGTAAAGATGAAAAAAGATAA
- a CDS encoding discoidin domain-containing protein, whose product MLKTKNVQVGKLKKPFAIFTIFFMLISIMQFPMANTAKADTTTPYLLSQNRTTYASSNNGGNTSDKVVDGDNTSRWESEWKKDDEWLYVDLGASASITEVKINWENAYAKDYTIEVSDDEVTWSGPIYTETDGKGGNEDITVSGKGRYVRLHFSKRSQEAYGYSIYELQVYGTGGINPPPSAPLGENIALNKTATASSVDQEWYITPGQADAKNAFDGDVNTHWGSTPEDNQWIYVDLGSQHTIGRVILDWDSPARSYDLEVSDDAQNWTKVYRQLNCRGGEENIPIYVTGRYVRMNGMTRVNTGEFGIKEFKVYDYVEGDQKPVYTIPEIPSSTVTKAGEGSYVSDMSLFPQPREPFEKTDNLKSPIPSNDWWQSLLIKNMGDTLITLPLKAKYQQQGLGLLTPSAGWLQDRSVETEKNIDLFLMANNINTSEMDSKIDGYGDYSANVVLSDDDTQKMKTTFIKGSPYVFTEFSDPNSPEIYSTAVTRIFDDNGNDILANNGDSISADHIGIETVNSNGAPDPSNVTRYYGVFAPKGTTFIKAGSKIKMQLGNGEGYLSVATMPSDSDLNYFYKHAYAFVTDTKADYTYDDKTSDVTTTFKQSISLKRNDLADTTLMCMLPAQWKVSSDSTSDMIYPSVRGTLKVHEGNSFSTVDKFNGMVPQFTEPLNPEYSRSNLLEYLDILDKSTDSNYMSGDAYWQGKVLHPLAMGVLIADQVGAEDYKKKFLDRLKTILTDWYTYKPGETEGYYFDYNPEWGTLIYKNSEFGANTGITDHHFTYGYFTFASAVLASYDSDFLKNYGPMVDTLIRDYVNPSRTDEKFPQFRNFDPYEGHSWAGGYADNFDGNNQEAAGESLFGWVGEYMWGSVSGNNKYRDAGIYGFTTELRSIEQYWFNYDGDNWISDYNHKTVGQVYGSANFFGTFFNGDSVYVYGIHWLPTGEYLTNYGVDKEKAAGLYEGMKEDIIKDYNKSTDPKKGAPPDPNDVEPDWRHITWPIESLSDPQAVLGKWDQDTSKLQQNEMYDTYWFVNNMATLGKRTRDIWAENGVTASVYKNGDKYTALAWNPTDNPVTVQFCSNDGELGYTVVAPKALVAVDPTVKGAISKNALQAEINVANKLVQTDYTEESWAVFSTALTEAVTVNNNTAATSDQVDTALKNLRAAEAALVKTTAIPGADVNLALNKTAVSSSNEADGLGPQNTTDTNLDSRWSSNWAANKDNHPEYVYVDLGQPYFIGDVKVNWSDAYAKWYKVQACVSNPDDESSWQTVSTVEDGTGGLQDSTFTSAAARYVRIYCTNPATQFGYSIKNIEVYGAKVDKTALKAEIDKASQLNESDYTQESFENFSNVLEEAESVNSNDSATQDKVEEALKNLQAAESQLVRVNVTTGSAVNLALDKSAVSSSNEADGLGAQNTTDENTDSRWSSNWGANTDNHPEYVYVDLGNISDISNVKILWDTAYAIGYKIQVSTSDPDDEDGWKTVAKVDDGAGGIADVVFPSTSAKYVRIYCEKPVTQFGYSLRNIEVYTGKSALDNEIAQGDSLQEDNYTEDTWKDFSEALDEAKDVRNNESASTEDIDGALKNLNKVIAKLIEHKKTNNFNLALNRPAESSSNEAAGLDGQHVTDKDIDSRWNSNWAANTDNHPEYVYVDLGKSYDISDVKVLWDNAYAKGYKVQTCTSDPKDDDSWETAATVNDSEGGLQDSFFDGTKARYVRIYCTDPLNQFGYSIKNIEIYS is encoded by the coding sequence ATGCTTAAAACAAAAAATGTTCAAGTAGGGAAGTTAAAAAAGCCGTTTGCTATTTTCACTATTTTTTTTATGCTTATTAGTATAATGCAGTTTCCTATGGCAAACACGGCTAAGGCAGATACGACAACGCCATATCTGCTTTCACAAAACAGAACAACATATGCATCATCTAATAATGGGGGAAATACTTCAGATAAAGTAGTGGATGGAGATAATACATCACGTTGGGAATCTGAATGGAAAAAAGATGATGAATGGTTATATGTTGATTTAGGTGCATCAGCATCAATAACTGAGGTAAAAATCAATTGGGAAAATGCTTATGCTAAAGACTATACAATAGAGGTTTCTGATGATGAAGTAACATGGAGTGGTCCGATATATACAGAAACCGATGGAAAAGGTGGAAATGAAGATATTACTGTATCTGGAAAAGGAAGATATGTTCGTTTACATTTTAGTAAAAGATCTCAAGAAGCTTATGGATATTCAATTTATGAATTACAAGTATACGGAACAGGCGGAATAAATCCTCCTCCTTCAGCGCCACTTGGAGAGAATATAGCTTTAAACAAAACTGCAACAGCATCGTCTGTAGATCAAGAGTGGTATATTACTCCTGGACAAGCAGATGCAAAGAATGCCTTTGATGGAGACGTGAATACACATTGGGGTTCAACACCTGAAGATAATCAATGGATCTATGTTGATTTGGGAAGCCAGCATACGATAGGAAGGGTTATCTTAGATTGGGATTCTCCAGCAAGAAGTTATGATCTCGAAGTATCAGATGATGCTCAAAATTGGACTAAGGTTTATAGACAATTAAACTGTAGAGGTGGAGAAGAAAATATTCCGATATATGTTACAGGAAGATATGTAAGAATGAATGGAATGACTAGAGTTAATACTGGTGAATTTGGAATAAAGGAATTCAAAGTATATGATTACGTTGAAGGTGATCAAAAACCTGTATATACAATACCAGAGATACCTTCATCAACTGTTACTAAGGCAGGAGAAGGAAGTTATGTAAGTGATATGTCTTTATTCCCACAACCAAGAGAACCTTTTGAGAAGACTGATAATCTTAAGTCGCCAATTCCATCAAATGACTGGTGGCAGTCATTGCTTATAAAAAATATGGGAGATACATTAATAACTTTACCATTAAAGGCCAAGTATCAGCAGCAAGGTTTAGGATTATTAACACCAAGTGCTGGCTGGCTTCAAGATAGAAGTGTTGAAACAGAAAAAAATATTGATTTGTTTTTGATGGCAAATAATATTAATACTTCAGAAATGGACAGTAAAATTGATGGTTATGGAGATTACTCTGCAAATGTTGTGTTAAGCGACGATGATACTCAAAAAATGAAGACTACTTTTATAAAGGGTTCACCATACGTATTTACAGAGTTTAGTGATCCTAATTCCCCTGAAATATATTCTACAGCTGTTACAAGAATATTTGATGATAATGGCAATGATATACTAGCTAATAATGGAGACTCTATATCAGCAGATCATATAGGTATAGAAACAGTTAATTCTAATGGTGCACCTGATCCTAGCAACGTAACTAGATATTATGGAGTATTTGCACCTAAAGGAACTACATTTATAAAAGCCGGAAGCAAGATTAAAATGCAGCTTGGAAATGGAGAAGGTTATTTATCAGTAGCAACTATGCCATCTGATAGTGATTTAAATTATTTCTATAAGCATGCTTATGCTTTTGTTACAGATACTAAAGCAGATTATACTTACGATGATAAAACGTCTGATGTTACCACTACTTTCAAGCAAAGTATATCTTTAAAACGTAATGATCTTGCAGATACAACTTTAATGTGTATGTTACCTGCTCAATGGAAAGTCAGCTCAGATTCAACAAGCGATATGATTTATCCATCTGTAAGAGGAACACTTAAAGTCCATGAAGGCAATTCATTTAGTACAGTAGATAAATTTAATGGAATGGTTCCGCAATTTACAGAACCATTAAATCCTGAATATTCTAGAAGTAATTTACTTGAATATCTTGATATACTTGATAAATCTACTGATTCGAATTATATGAGCGGGGATGCTTATTGGCAGGGAAAGGTGCTGCATCCATTGGCGATGGGAGTACTTATAGCTGATCAAGTAGGGGCAGAAGATTATAAAAAGAAATTTTTAGATAGACTAAAAACAATTTTAACAGATTGGTATACATATAAACCTGGTGAAACTGAAGGATACTATTTTGATTATAATCCAGAATGGGGAACATTAATATATAAAAATAGCGAATTTGGTGCGAATACAGGTATTACTGATCACCATTTTACGTATGGTTACTTTACATTTGCGTCTGCAGTACTAGCAAGTTATGATAGTGACTTCTTAAAAAACTATGGACCTATGGTAGATACTTTAATAAGGGATTACGTAAATCCATCAAGAACAGATGAGAAGTTCCCTCAATTTAGAAACTTTGATCCATATGAAGGTCATTCATGGGCTGGTGGTTATGCAGATAACTTCGATGGAAACAATCAAGAAGCAGCTGGAGAATCATTATTTGGCTGGGTTGGAGAATACATGTGGGGATCAGTATCAGGAAATAATAAATACAGAGATGCTGGAATATATGGATTCACTACTGAATTAAGATCTATAGAACAATACTGGTTTAACTATGACGGTGATAACTGGATATCAGATTACAATCATAAGACAGTTGGACAAGTATATGGAAGTGCAAACTTCTTTGGTACATTTTTCAATGGAGATTCGGTATATGTTTATGGAATACACTGGCTTCCAACAGGAGAATATTTAACAAACTATGGTGTTGATAAAGAAAAAGCAGCTGGTTTATATGAAGGTATGAAGGAAGACATTATAAAGGATTATAATAAGAGTACTGATCCTAAAAAGGGAGCTCCACCAGATCCTAATGATGTTGAGCCGGATTGGCGTCATATAACATGGCCAATTGAATCCTTAAGTGATCCTCAGGCAGTATTAGGTAAATGGGATCAAGATACATCTAAATTACAACAAAATGAAATGTACGATACTTATTGGTTTGTAAATAATATGGCAACACTTGGGAAGCGTACAAGAGATATATGGGCAGAAAATGGGGTAACAGCAAGTGTATATAAAAATGGAGATAAATATACAGCACTAGCCTGGAATCCTACAGATAATCCTGTAACTGTTCAATTCTGCAGTAATGATGGTGAATTAGGATATACTGTGGTTGCACCAAAAGCTTTGGTTGCAGTAGATCCTACAGTAAAAGGAGCTATAAGCAAAAATGCATTACAGGCAGAAATAAATGTTGCAAATAAATTAGTACAAACTGATTATACTGAAGAAAGCTGGGCAGTGTTTAGTACAGCACTAACTGAAGCAGTAACAGTTAATAATAATACAGCTGCAACTAGTGATCAAGTTGATACAGCCCTTAAAAATTTAAGAGCTGCAGAAGCAGCCTTAGTAAAAACAACTGCAATTCCTGGCGCTGATGTTAATTTAGCACTTAATAAGACAGCAGTATCATCATCAAATGAAGCAGATGGCTTAGGACCACAAAATACTACAGATACTAATTTGGATAGCCGATGGAGCTCAAACTGGGCAGCAAATAAGGATAATCATCCAGAATATGTTTATGTAGATTTAGGCCAACCTTATTTTATAGGAGACGTAAAAGTTAATTGGTCAGATGCTTATGCTAAGTGGTATAAAGTGCAGGCATGTGTTTCAAATCCAGATGATGAGAGCAGCTGGCAGACGGTTTCAACTGTTGAAGATGGAACTGGTGGACTTCAGGATTCAACCTTTACAAGTGCAGCTGCAAGATATGTAAGAATATATTGTACAAATCCAGCAACTCAATTTGGATATTCAATAAAAAATATTGAAGTATACGGTGCTAAGGTTGATAAAACAGCACTTAAGGCAGAAATTGATAAGGCAAGTCAATTAAATGAGAGTGACTATACCCAGGAAAGTTTCGAAAACTTTAGTAATGTATTAGAAGAAGCTGAAAGTGTTAATTCAAATGATTCAGCAACTCAAGATAAAGTAGAGGAAGCACTTAAGAATCTACAGGCAGCAGAGAGTCAATTGGTAAGAGTTAATGTGACTACTGGTTCAGCTGTTAATTTAGCACTTGATAAATCAGCAGTATCATCATCAAATGAAGCAGATGGTTTAGGTGCACAAAATACTACAGATGAAAACACTGATAGCAGATGGAGTTCAAATTGGGGAGCAAACACAGATAATCATCCAGAATATGTTTACGTAGACTTAGGTAATATTTCCGATATTAGTAATGTAAAAATATTATGGGATACAGCTTATGCTATAGGTTATAAAATACAAGTAAGTACTTCAGATCCAGATGATGAAGATGGTTGGAAGACTGTAGCAAAAGTTGATGATGGTGCAGGTGGAATTGCAGACGTAGTTTTTCCTAGTACTTCAGCTAAATATGTAAGAATTTATTGTGAAAAGCCAGTAACTCAATTTGGATATTCTTTAAGAAACATAGAGGTTTATACAGGTAAATCAGCATTAGATAATGAAATAGCACAAGGGGATTCCCTACAAGAAGATAATTATACAGAAGATACCTGGAAAGATTTCAGTGAAGCTTTAGATGAAGCGAAAGATGTTCGAAATAATGAATCAGCATCTACAGAAGACATAGATGGTGCTCTTAAAAATCTAAATAAAGTAATTGCTAAACTGATAGAACATAAGAAGACTAATAATTTTAACTTAGCGTTAAATAGACCAGCAGAATCTTCTTCTAATGAAGCAGCAGGATTAGATGGTCAGCATGTTACAGATAAAGATATAGATAGCAGATGGAACTCAAATTGGGCAGCAAACACAGATAATCATCCAGAATATGTTTATGTGGATTTAGGTAAATCTTATGACATAAGTGATGTAAAAGTATTATGGGATAATGCTTATGCTAAGGGATATAAAGTACAAACATGTACATCTGACCCAAAAGATGATGACAGCTGGGAAACAGCAGCAACCGTTAATGATTCAGAAGGTGGACTTCAAGATTCCTTCTTTGATGGTACAAAAGCAAGATACGTAAGAATATATTGTACAGATCCATTAAATCAATTTGGATATTCTATAAAAAACATTGAAATATATTCTTAA
- a CDS encoding ABC transporter ATP-binding protein, translating into MSTAIEFKNVNKKFKGSAYSAVDDVSLTIEHGEFITILGSSGCGKTTLLKMINRLYDPARGSIEFFGEDISKKDPVEFRRKIGYVIQQVGLFPHMTIAGNIATVPKILKWSKEKIDDRVDELLKLVGLEPNEFKNRYPSQLSGGQQQRVGLARALAVNPDVMLLDEPFGAIDAINRINLQDELLKIYNTSKKTYLFVTHDINEAFKLGTRVLIMDKGKIQQFDTPRNIVRNPANDFVRSLINSAKGQEIFLED; encoded by the coding sequence ATGAGTACAGCAATAGAATTTAAAAATGTTAATAAAAAATTTAAAGGATCAGCGTATAGTGCAGTTGATGACGTAAGTCTGACAATAGAACATGGAGAATTTATTACGATTCTAGGTTCTTCAGGCTGTGGAAAGACAACTTTGCTTAAGATGATTAATAGATTGTATGATCCAGCTAGAGGAAGTATTGAATTTTTTGGTGAGGATATTAGCAAGAAAGATCCAGTAGAGTTTCGTAGAAAAATAGGTTATGTAATTCAACAGGTAGGATTATTTCCTCATATGACTATAGCAGGTAATATTGCAACTGTTCCTAAAATACTCAAATGGTCCAAGGAAAAAATAGATGATAGAGTGGATGAACTTCTTAAACTTGTAGGATTAGAGCCAAATGAGTTCAAAAATAGATATCCTTCGCAGCTATCAGGAGGTCAACAGCAACGTGTGGGACTTGCAAGGGCATTGGCAGTTAATCCCGATGTAATGTTACTCGATGAGCCTTTTGGTGCCATTGATGCAATAAATAGAATTAATCTTCAAGATGAATTATTAAAGATTTATAATACTTCGAAAAAAACATATTTATTTGTAACCCATGATATAAATGAAGCATTTAAACTTGGTACCAGAGTGTTAATAATGGATAAAGGGAAGATACAACAATTTGATACGCCAAGAAATATTGTTAGAAATCCAGCAAATGATTTTGTTAGGTCCTTGATTAATTCCGCAAAAGGACAGGAAATATTTTTGGAGGATTAA
- a CDS encoding ABC transporter permease, with protein sequence MWQNILEYFQKNMDTYLQAIGQHLEISLLSLLVAAIIGIPFGILSTKNKVWYQWVTTWFNTLRIVPSLAVLIMLIPIVGTGIKPAVIALVLLGIPPILLNTALAFNTIPEFMIETSMAMGMSKAQSFWKVRVPLAAPLILTGLKTAMVEIIASATLAAYIGGGGVGNIIFTGLGLNRADLLIIGGVTVAILSMLANIIMLSLEKYLIRYKYINLNT encoded by the coding sequence ATGTGGCAAAATATTTTAGAATATTTTCAAAAAAATATGGATACTTATTTGCAGGCAATAGGCCAGCATTTAGAGATAAGTTTATTATCTTTACTGGTAGCGGCGATTATTGGAATTCCTTTTGGAATATTATCTACAAAAAATAAAGTATGGTATCAATGGGTGACAACATGGTTTAATACACTTAGAATTGTGCCCAGCTTAGCTGTATTAATTATGCTGATTCCTATTGTAGGAACAGGGATTAAACCAGCAGTAATTGCTCTAGTTTTGCTTGGAATACCACCAATACTTTTAAATACTGCACTTGCCTTTAATACGATTCCTGAATTTATGATAGAGACTTCAATGGCAATGGGGATGTCAAAAGCACAGAGTTTTTGGAAAGTAAGAGTACCACTAGCAGCCCCTCTTATACTAACTGGACTGAAAACAGCGATGGTTGAGATCATTGCTAGTGCAACACTTGCTGCTTATATTGGTGGTGGGGGAGTTGGTAACATTATTTTTACGGGACTTGGACTTAATAGAGCGGATTTACTGATTATAGGAGGAGTTACTGTAGCAATTCTTTCAATGCTTGCCAATATAATTATGCTAAGCCTAGAAAAATATTTGATTAGATATAAATATATTAATTTAAATACGTAA
- a CDS encoding ABC transporter permease produces MINYLLKYPDKLLNALAGHVEIVLITLIISIVLAALLATLAVYSKIASKLLINIFAMVYSIPSLALFAILVPLTGLGKVTAIIVLVLYNQYILLRNILDGLNNIDSAIIEAATGMGMSKSQILVRVKLPLITKPIFTGIHLAVVSTIGIATIAASINAGGIGSILLDGLRTVNTAKILWGTLMSAGLAIVVNTILNAIEKKIS; encoded by the coding sequence ATGATTAATTATTTATTAAAATATCCTGATAAGTTATTAAATGCTTTGGCAGGGCATGTAGAGATTGTTTTAATTACTCTAATAATCTCTATTGTATTGGCAGCTTTATTGGCAACTTTGGCAGTATATTCAAAAATAGCATCCAAGCTTTTGATTAATATATTTGCAATGGTATATTCAATACCTAGTTTGGCATTATTTGCAATTTTAGTACCATTAACAGGGCTTGGAAAAGTTACTGCAATCATAGTTTTAGTACTTTATAATCAGTACATATTACTGAGAAACATATTAGATGGATTAAATAATATAGATTCGGCTATTATTGAAGCGGCAACTGGAATGGGAATGAGTAAAAGTCAAATATTAGTTCGAGTTAAATTACCGCTAATTACTAAACCAATTTTTACGGGAATTCATCTTGCAGTAGTGTCTACAATAGGTATTGCAACAATTGCAGCATCTATTAATGCTGGTGGAATTGGAAGTATTCTATTAGATGGACTTAGAACAGTAAATACAGCAAAAATACTGTGGGGAACTTTGATGTCAGCAGGTTTGGCAATAGTTGTAAATACAATACTTAATGCTATTGAGAAGAAAATTAGTTAG
- a CDS encoding MarR family transcriptional regulator: protein MINEEIENLMRDTAHTAHNFKDILYGKMDKLLKEGEEGLVRSHILILHGLMGGELSMSELGNKLQVTKQNITVLVDKLERLGFVERVSSEKDRRVFLIKLNEKGREYVKVNIEKYKNSFSDTFSKLNPDDLEAFKNAIVTLNEILPKLKDENSKLEVKNNDFL, encoded by the coding sequence ATGATAAACGAAGAGATAGAAAATTTAATGAGAGATACAGCTCATACAGCTCATAATTTTAAGGATATTTTATATGGCAAGATGGATAAACTTTTAAAAGAAGGTGAAGAAGGATTGGTTAGATCTCACATATTGATTCTTCACGGATTAATGGGAGGAGAACTATCAATGAGTGAGCTGGGAAATAAACTACAGGTTACAAAGCAGAATATTACTGTTTTAGTAGATAAGCTTGAAAGACTTGGATTTGTAGAACGTGTAAGCTCAGAAAAAGATAGAAGAGTTTTTTTAATCAAGCTAAATGAAAAAGGTAGGGAATACGTAAAAGTTAACATAGAAAAATATAAGAATTCATTTAGCGATACTTTTAGCAAATTAAATCCAGATGATTTAGAAGCATTTAAAAATGCGATAGTAACTTTAAATGAAATATTACCTAAGCTTAAAGATGAAAATTCTAAATTGGAAGTAAAAAATAATGATTTTTTGTAA
- a CDS encoding glycine betaine ABC transporter substrate-binding protein, producing MNKKIKRIIGTLLISVVLGSLAACGNSKGSNGDKDTIRIGSKDFTENSIVGEIYALALEDKGYKVERVPNIASSVIHTSLVNGEIDLYPEYTGTGLLAVLKKDLITDPQKVYDTVKSEYEKQFNLEWLNYSAANDGQGLVIRTDVANKLGIKTISDLQVHASEIRFASQGEFDQREDGIPGLEKVYGKFNFKSSKVYDNGLKYQVLENNEADLAPASTTEGQLTKPEFTLLEDDKHVWPPYNLAPVVKKSLLDAHPDIADILNKVSATLDTKTVTKLNAEVDVDKKEYEEVAKAYYDSIK from the coding sequence ATGAATAAAAAAATTAAGAGAATTATAGGAACGTTATTAATTTCAGTTGTATTAGGGAGTCTTGCAGCTTGTGGAAACAGTAAAGGTTCAAATGGAGATAAAGATACAATTCGTATAGGATCAAAAGATTTTACAGAGAATTCAATTGTAGGTGAAATTTATGCACTAGCTCTTGAAGATAAAGGATATAAGGTAGAAAGGGTACCTAATATTGCAAGCTCAGTTATTCACACATCACTTGTGAATGGTGAGATTGATTTATATCCAGAGTATACTGGTACAGGTTTATTGGCAGTTTTAAAAAAGGATTTAATTACTGACCCTCAAAAGGTTTATGATACAGTAAAATCAGAGTATGAGAAACAATTTAATTTAGAATGGCTTAATTATTCAGCTGCAAATGATGGACAAGGTTTAGTAATCCGTACTGATGTGGCAAATAAGCTTGGAATTAAAACTATTTCTGATTTACAGGTTCATGCAAGCGAAATTAGATTTGCATCACAAGGTGAATTTGATCAAAGAGAGGATGGTATTCCAGGTTTAGAAAAGGTATATGGAAAATTCAACTTTAAGTCTTCAAAGGTATATGATAATGGTTTAAAATATCAGGTATTAGAGAATAATGAAGCTGATCTTGCACCAGCATCTACTACAGAAGGACAATTAACAAAACCGGAATTTACTTTGTTAGAGGATGATAAACATGTATGGCCGCCATATAACTTAGCTCCAGTAGTTAAAAAATCATTATTAGATGCGCATCCAGATATTGCTGATATTTTAAATAAAGTTAGTGCAACCTTAGATACAAAAACAGTAACAAAGTTAAATGCAGAGGTGGATGTAGATAAGAAAGAATATGAAGAAGTAGCAAAGGCGTATTACGATTCTATTAAATAA
- a CDS encoding SdpI family protein — MKKDKLLWTTTIICFLPLILSVMLYNKLHELVPIHFNYNGVPNNYAPKAVGAFGLPVLMAVINIFTHFKLNNDPKKINSPEILKYLGKWSAPILSVILVPVTLFIALGYKIPIQIISLGIVGVILVATGNYLPKCRQNYTVGIRLPWTLNSEVNWNKTHHMAGYLWILGGIFMIIGGCIQVKGIPLTLLIILIIVIVPCGYSYWLYKRGI, encoded by the coding sequence ATGAAAAAAGATAAACTTTTATGGACTACAACTATTATTTGTTTTCTACCTTTGATTCTTTCAGTTATGTTATATAATAAATTACATGAATTAGTTCCTATTCATTTTAATTATAATGGAGTTCCTAATAATTATGCGCCTAAAGCAGTTGGAGCATTTGGGTTGCCAGTTTTAATGGCAGTAATTAATATTTTTACGCATTTTAAACTTAATAATGATCCGAAAAAAATAAATTCGCCAGAAATCTTGAAATATTTAGGAAAATGGTCTGCTCCCATTCTTTCAGTTATATTAGTACCTGTAACCTTGTTTATTGCGCTTGGATATAAAATTCCTATTCAAATTATTTCTTTAGGAATTGTAGGGGTCATTCTTGTAGCAACAGGAAACTATTTACCAAAGTGCAGGCAAAATTACACTGTAGGGATTAGATTGCCATGGACATTAAATAGTGAAGTGAATTGGAATAAAACACATCATATGGCAGGATACCTTTGGATATTAGGTGGAATTTTTATGATAATTGGAGGCTGTATACAGGTAAAGGGGATTCCATTGACTTTGCTTATTATACTAATTATTGTGATAGTGCCTTGCGGCTATTCATATTGGTTATATAAAAGAGGAATATAG